A region of Natribaculum luteum DNA encodes the following proteins:
- a CDS encoding long-chain-fatty-acid--CoA ligase, whose translation MQKPLLVTEFLDRAREYYADDEAVVATTGERYTYGELGERADRFSSALQERGIEKGDRVAVLDPNTHYHLEVAYGSMQIGAVHTPLNYRLTPADFAYILEDAGVDAIYADYEYAEKIEPIRDDVPTETFLTNDAEAVDGDWEEFDEVLEDAGTEYERPTMVEDEVITINYTSGTTGDPKGVCRTHRTETIHAYLIANHLEIADDDVYLWTLPMFHVNGWGHIYAVTGMGAKHVCTRGVDAEWIFDTVREEDVSYMCGAPTVLNMLIDYHGEHDVETSGENDVRIATAGSAPPEATIRTVEDEFGWYLKHVYGATETGPLITTSDACRTFDDDSPDRFAVKKRQGLGFLGTEIRVVDEGGEDVSRDDETIGEVVVRGNQVMDHYWNKPEATEEAFNDRVEGYYHMGDLATVDDNGMISIQDRKKDIIISGGENISSIELEDTLFDHDAVADVAVIPAPSDEWGETPKAFVVPSNGDPENPPVSEEELTEYTRENLAGYKAVRRVEYVRQLPTTATGKVQKYELREREWEDEDRMVGQG comes from the coding sequence ATGCAAAAGCCACTACTCGTTACGGAGTTTCTCGACCGGGCGCGCGAGTACTACGCGGACGACGAGGCGGTCGTCGCGACGACCGGCGAGCGGTACACGTACGGCGAGCTCGGCGAGCGCGCCGATCGGTTCTCGTCCGCGTTGCAGGAGCGGGGCATCGAGAAAGGCGACCGCGTGGCAGTGCTCGACCCCAACACGCACTACCACCTCGAGGTAGCCTACGGGTCGATGCAGATCGGGGCGGTTCACACGCCGCTTAACTACCGGCTGACGCCCGCCGACTTCGCGTACATCCTCGAGGACGCGGGCGTGGACGCGATCTACGCCGACTACGAGTACGCCGAGAAGATCGAGCCGATCCGCGACGACGTCCCGACGGAGACGTTCCTCACGAACGACGCCGAGGCTGTGGACGGCGACTGGGAGGAGTTCGACGAGGTACTCGAGGACGCGGGCACCGAGTACGAGCGGCCGACGATGGTCGAAGACGAGGTCATCACGATCAACTACACGTCGGGAACGACTGGCGACCCGAAAGGTGTCTGTCGGACCCACCGGACGGAGACGATCCACGCCTACCTGATCGCGAACCACCTGGAGATCGCCGACGACGACGTCTACCTGTGGACGCTGCCGATGTTCCACGTCAACGGCTGGGGGCACATCTACGCCGTCACGGGCATGGGTGCGAAACACGTCTGTACGCGTGGCGTCGACGCCGAGTGGATCTTCGACACCGTCCGCGAGGAGGACGTCTCCTACATGTGTGGCGCACCGACGGTGCTGAACATGCTGATCGACTACCACGGCGAACACGACGTCGAGACGAGCGGAGAAAACGACGTCCGGATCGCCACTGCGGGGAGTGCGCCGCCGGAGGCGACCATCCGAACGGTCGAAGACGAGTTCGGCTGGTACCTGAAACACGTCTACGGCGCGACGGAGACCGGGCCGCTGATCACCACCTCGGACGCCTGTCGGACCTTCGACGACGACTCCCCGGATCGGTTCGCGGTCAAGAAGCGCCAGGGGCTCGGCTTTCTGGGCACCGAGATCCGCGTCGTCGACGAGGGCGGCGAGGACGTCTCCCGCGACGACGAGACGATCGGCGAGGTCGTCGTCCGCGGCAACCAGGTGATGGACCACTACTGGAACAAACCGGAGGCCACGGAGGAGGCGTTCAACGACCGCGTCGAGGGCTACTACCACATGGGCGACCTCGCAACCGTCGACGACAACGGCATGATCTCGATCCAGGACCGCAAGAAAGACATCATCATCTCGGGTGGGGAGAACATCTCGAGTATCGAACTCGAGGACACGCTGTTCGACCACGACGCGGTCGCCGACGTGGCCGTGATCCCCGCACCGAGCGACGAGTGGGGCGAGACGCCCAAAGCGTTCGTCGTCCCCTCGAACGGAGATCCGGAGAATCCGCCGGTCTCCGAGGAAGAACTCACGGAGTACACCCGCGAGAACCTGGCGGGATACAAGGCGGTTCGGCGGGTCGAGTACGTCAGGCAGCTCCCGACGACGGCGACCGGCAAGGTTCAGAAGTACGAACTCCGCGAGCGAGAGTGGGAAGACGAAGACCGGATGGTCGGGCAGGGCTGA
- a CDS encoding helix-turn-helix transcriptional regulator, whose protein sequence is MPASPDDSVLETITRRRSLLAALEDGPRDKRDIVDALECSRSTIDRAIRELEWLAFVDRTDGAYRLTVAGQLALAEHRRRLESIDAIARVADLLEYVPHDAPMAPSMLEGATVHEREPHAPNEPLEEIASLIGTADRLRGFAAADRIPQFRHQLYDRTLDGTLDAEVLFTDELTTFLLEDRPREIRKLLVDGTLDIYSIQSIPYGLGIVETQSSSQAFVVVQNEAAEVQGVIQNDSPAALEWADAVYRRHRATATKLDPPA, encoded by the coding sequence ATGCCAGCTTCTCCTGACGATTCCGTCCTCGAGACGATCACCCGGCGGCGATCTCTCCTCGCAGCACTCGAGGATGGTCCTCGGGACAAACGCGACATCGTCGACGCGCTCGAGTGTTCGCGCTCGACGATCGATCGGGCGATTCGAGAACTCGAGTGGCTCGCCTTCGTCGACCGGACCGACGGCGCGTATCGGCTCACCGTCGCTGGACAACTCGCGCTCGCAGAACACCGACGGCGTCTCGAGTCGATCGACGCAATCGCACGGGTCGCCGACCTCCTCGAGTACGTTCCACACGACGCGCCGATGGCCCCCAGCATGCTCGAGGGGGCGACCGTCCACGAACGCGAACCCCACGCACCGAACGAACCGCTCGAGGAGATCGCGTCCCTGATCGGCACTGCGGATCGTCTCCGTGGGTTCGCCGCGGCCGACCGCATCCCCCAGTTTCGCCACCAGCTGTACGACCGGACTCTCGACGGCACGCTCGACGCCGAAGTGCTGTTCACCGACGAACTCACCACGTTCTTGCTCGAGGACCGCCCACGAGAGATCCGCAAACTCCTCGTCGACGGCACCCTCGACATCTACTCGATTCAGTCGATTCCGTACGGCCTCGGTATCGTCGAGACACAGTCGTCCTCCCAGGCGTTCGTCGTCGTCCAGAACGAGGCCGCCGAGGTCCAGGGCGTGATCCAGAACGACTCGCCGGCCGCACTCGAGTGGGCCGACGCGGTCTATCGCCGCCACCGGGCGACCGCGACGAAGCTCGATCCGCCGGCGTAA
- a CDS encoding zinc ribbon domain-containing protein: MSSTEDIGEHGCPKCGHTETEVDEIATTGSGLSKMFDIQNRRFTVISCANCGYAELYKGRSSGDVIDLFLG, from the coding sequence ATGTCCAGTACGGAAGATATCGGCGAACACGGCTGTCCGAAGTGCGGGCACACGGAAACGGAAGTCGACGAGATCGCGACGACCGGATCCGGTCTCTCGAAGATGTTCGACATCCAGAACCGGAGGTTCACCGTCATTTCGTGTGCGAACTGCGGCTACGCCGAACTGTACAAGGGCCGATCGTCCGGCGACGTCATCGACCTCTTTCTTGGGTAG
- a CDS encoding pyridoxal-phosphate dependent enzyme gives MPTDLYCPDCGAEYEAGPDEPWRCACGHALEFVDRPHPEGNPLPLSRLDTSDGLWTFFEFLPIEKHVTFHEGFTPLVDAPGWDAQFKLEYVFPTGSFKDRGATTTLSRAVELGVEKVIEDSSGNAGAAIATYAARAGLEADIYVPADVKQSKLMAIQRAGARPVRVEGTREDVTIACVDAVESGEGWYASHAWNPAFYAGTMTFAFEVAAQRDWTVPDAVVLPVGHGTLFLGAYRGFSLLEEAGIVDEMPRLLGAQATGYAPIVTAADGVVVSEDGSDNDIADGIQIREPARGTQLLEAIEATDGEVVALGSDPVEATLDRLHRNGFYVEPTAAAAPAALRHYREQGVVDESDDVVVPLTGSGLKTL, from the coding sequence ATGCCGACCGATCTCTACTGCCCCGACTGCGGTGCGGAGTACGAGGCCGGGCCGGACGAGCCCTGGCGCTGTGCGTGCGGGCACGCACTCGAGTTCGTCGACCGTCCCCACCCGGAGGGGAACCCGTTACCGCTGTCCAGACTCGACACGAGCGACGGCCTGTGGACGTTCTTCGAGTTCCTCCCGATCGAGAAACACGTCACGTTCCACGAGGGGTTCACGCCGCTGGTCGACGCACCCGGGTGGGACGCCCAGTTCAAACTCGAGTACGTCTTCCCGACGGGTTCGTTCAAGGACCGTGGTGCGACGACGACGCTCTCTCGGGCCGTCGAACTCGGCGTCGAGAAGGTGATCGAAGACTCCTCGGGCAACGCCGGTGCCGCCATCGCGACCTACGCCGCCCGCGCCGGCCTCGAGGCCGACATCTACGTGCCGGCGGACGTCAAGCAGTCGAAGCTGATGGCGATCCAGCGCGCCGGTGCTCGCCCGGTTCGAGTTGAGGGGACGCGCGAAGACGTCACGATCGCCTGCGTCGACGCCGTCGAGTCCGGCGAGGGCTGGTACGCGAGTCACGCCTGGAACCCGGCGTTTTACGCCGGGACGATGACGTTCGCGTTCGAGGTCGCCGCCCAGCGTGACTGGACCGTCCCTGACGCGGTCGTCCTCCCGGTCGGACACGGCACGCTCTTTCTCGGTGCCTATCGCGGCTTCTCGCTGCTCGAGGAGGCGGGGATCGTCGACGAGATGCCCCGTCTGCTCGGCGCACAGGCCACCGGGTACGCCCCGATCGTGACCGCAGCCGACGGCGTCGTCGTCAGCGAGGACGGCAGCGACAACGACATCGCCGACGGCATCCAGATCCGCGAACCCGCCCGGGGGACCCAGCTCCTCGAGGCCATCGAGGCGACCGACGGCGAGGTCGTCGCACTCGGCTCCGATCCCGTCGAGGCCACGCTGGATCGACTCCACCGGAACGGCTTCTACGTCGAACCGACCGCCGCCGCCGCCCCGGCGGCGCTTCGTCACTACCGCGAGCAAGGCGTCGTCGACGAGAGCGACGACGTCGTCGTCCCGCTGACCGGGAGCGGACTGAAGACGCTCTGA
- a CDS encoding ATP synthase subunit B, with translation MKEYQTITEISGPLVFAEVDEPVGYDEIVEIETQEGETLRGQVLESSEGIVSIQVFEGTGGIDRNASVRFLGETMKMPVTEDLLGRVLDGSGNPIDGGPEIVPDERRDIVGAAINPYSREYPEEFIQTGVSAIDGMNTLVRGQKLPIFSGSGLPHNDLSLQIARQATVPEEEGEGEEGSEFAVIFGAMGITQEEANEFMADFERTGALERSVVFMNLADDPAVERTVTPRLALTTAEYLAFEKGYHVLVILTDITNYCEALREIGAAREEVPGRRGYPGYMYTDLAQLYERAGRIKGREGSVTQIPILTMPGDDDTHPIPDLTGYITEGQIVMDRDLNSQGIEPPINVLPSLSRLMDDGIGEGLTRADHADVSDQMYAAYAEGEDLRDLVNIVGREALSERDNKYLDFADRFEEEFVQQGYETNRSIDETLEIGWDLLSMLPKEELNRVDEDLIAEHYREDEGEQVEATAD, from the coding sequence ATGAAAGAATACCAAACTATCACGGAGATCAGCGGTCCGCTGGTGTTCGCCGAAGTCGACGAACCCGTCGGGTACGACGAGATCGTCGAAATCGAGACGCAAGAAGGCGAGACCCTGCGCGGACAGGTACTGGAGTCGAGCGAAGGGATCGTCTCGATCCAGGTGTTCGAGGGGACCGGCGGTATCGACCGCAACGCCTCGGTACGCTTCCTGGGCGAGACGATGAAGATGCCCGTCACCGAGGACCTCCTCGGACGCGTCCTCGACGGGTCGGGTAACCCGATCGACGGGGGCCCGGAGATCGTCCCCGACGAACGACGCGACATCGTCGGCGCGGCGATCAACCCCTACTCCCGGGAGTATCCCGAGGAGTTCATCCAGACGGGTGTCAGCGCCATCGACGGCATGAACACCCTCGTTCGAGGGCAGAAGCTGCCGATCTTCTCCGGATCGGGGCTGCCACACAACGACCTCTCGCTCCAGATCGCACGACAGGCGACCGTGCCGGAAGAAGAAGGAGAGGGCGAAGAAGGCTCCGAGTTCGCAGTCATCTTCGGCGCGATGGGTATCACCCAGGAGGAAGCAAACGAGTTCATGGCCGACTTCGAGCGCACGGGCGCACTCGAGCGCTCGGTCGTCTTCATGAACCTCGCGGACGACCCCGCAGTCGAGCGGACGGTCACGCCGCGACTCGCGCTGACGACCGCGGAGTATCTCGCCTTCGAGAAGGGGTATCACGTGCTCGTCATCCTCACCGACATCACCAACTACTGTGAGGCGCTGCGAGAGATCGGTGCCGCCCGTGAGGAGGTTCCGGGTCGTCGTGGCTACCCCGGGTACATGTACACCGACCTGGCCCAGCTCTACGAGCGTGCCGGTCGGATCAAAGGCCGTGAGGGATCGGTCACACAGATTCCGATCCTCACGATGCCCGGCGACGACGACACCCACCCGATCCCCGACCTGACGGGGTACATCACGGAGGGACAGATCGTGATGGATCGGGACCTCAACAGCCAGGGTATCGAGCCGCCGATCAACGTCCTGCCGAGCCTCTCTCGGCTGATGGACGACGGGATCGGCGAGGGGCTCACCCGCGCCGACCACGCCGACGTCTCAGACCAGATGTACGCCGCGTACGCGGAGGGTGAAGACCTTCGCGACCTCGTGAACATCGTCGGTCGCGAAGCGCTCAGCGAGCGGGACAACAAGTACCTCGACTTCGCCGACCGCTTCGAAGAGGAGTTCGTCCAGCAGGGCTACGAGACGAACCGCTCGATCGACGAGACGCTCGAGATCGGCTGGGACCTGCTGTCGATGCTACCCAAGGAGGAACTCAACCGCGTCGACGAGGACCTCATCGCGGAACACTACCGCGAAGACGAGGGCGAGCAGGTCGAAGCGACCGCCGACTGA
- the prf1 gene encoding peptide chain release factor aRF-1 translates to MSQEGEQEQSDRKKYEFRKVIEDLKNYEGSGTQLVSIYVPEDRQISDVVAHVTQEHSEASNIKSKQTRTNVQDALTSIKDRLKYYKEPPENGMVLFSGAVDSGGGRTEMVTNVLERPPQPIESFRYHCDSDFLTGPLEEMLEDKGLYGLIVLDRREANVGWLKGKRIEPVKSASSLVPGKQRKGGQSAQRFARLRLEAIDNFYQEVAGMANDLFVPKRHDLDGVLVGGPSPTKDEFLDGDYLHHELQDKVLGKFDVAYTDESGLKDLVDAAQDVLADAEVMEDKRQMEQFFEELHAGDLATYGFEQTRTNLMMGSVDRLLISEDLRKDVVIYDCPECGNTDRELLDQRKATPSHTCSECDTEIDADEAEREDAIDHLIGIAEQRGTETKFISTDFEKGEQLYNAFGGIAGILRYSTGV, encoded by the coding sequence ATGAGCCAGGAGGGCGAGCAGGAACAATCCGACCGGAAAAAATACGAGTTCCGGAAGGTAATCGAGGACCTCAAAAACTACGAGGGCTCGGGCACGCAGCTAGTCTCCATCTACGTCCCCGAGGATCGCCAGATCAGCGACGTCGTCGCCCACGTCACCCAGGAACACAGCGAGGCGTCGAACATCAAGTCCAAACAGACCCGGACGAACGTTCAGGACGCGCTGACGAGCATCAAGGATCGACTCAAGTACTACAAGGAGCCGCCGGAGAACGGCATGGTGCTGTTCTCGGGTGCCGTCGACTCCGGCGGTGGCCGGACCGAGATGGTCACCAACGTCCTGGAGAGACCGCCCCAGCCTATCGAGTCGTTTCGCTATCACTGCGACTCCGACTTCCTCACCGGACCGCTCGAGGAGATGCTCGAGGACAAGGGCCTGTACGGCCTGATCGTCCTCGACCGTCGCGAGGCCAACGTCGGCTGGCTCAAAGGCAAGCGGATCGAGCCGGTCAAGTCGGCCTCCTCGCTCGTTCCTGGCAAACAGCGCAAAGGTGGCCAGTCCGCACAGCGATTCGCCCGCCTCCGTCTCGAGGCGATCGACAACTTCTACCAGGAGGTCGCGGGCATGGCAAACGATCTGTTCGTCCCCAAACGCCACGACCTAGATGGCGTGCTCGTCGGCGGTCCCTCGCCCACCAAAGACGAGTTCTTAGACGGCGACTACCTCCACCACGAACTCCAGGACAAGGTACTCGGCAAGTTCGACGTCGCCTACACTGACGAATCCGGCCTGAAAGACCTCGTCGACGCCGCACAGGACGTGCTGGCCGACGCCGAGGTGATGGAGGACAAACGGCAGATGGAGCAGTTCTTCGAGGAACTGCACGCCGGCGACCTCGCCACCTACGGGTTCGAGCAGACCCGGACCAACCTGATGATGGGCTCGGTCGATCGGCTCCTGATCAGCGAAGACCTCCGGAAAGACGTCGTCATCTACGACTGCCCGGAGTGTGGCAACACCGATCGCGAACTCCTCGACCAGCGGAAGGCGACGCCGTCACACACCTGCAGCGAGTGTGACACCGAGATCGACGCCGACGAGGCCGAGCGAGAAGACGCCATCGACCACCTCATCGGGATCGCCGAACAGCGAGGCACCGAGACCAAGTTCATCTCGACCGATTTCGAGAAAGGCGAGCAGCTCTACAACGCATTCGGCGGCATCGCCGGCATTCTCCGGTACTCGACCGGCGTCTGA
- a CDS encoding V-type ATP synthase subunit D: MAKDVKPTRKNLMAIDDRIDLSERGHGTLEKKRDGLIMEFMDILDKAQDVRGELSDDYEEAQKKINMARAMEGDVAVRGAAAALEEHPEITTEAKNIMGVVVPQIESSRVSKSLDQRGYGVLGTSARIDEAAEAYEDLLESIILAAEVETAMKKMLREIETTKRRVNALEFKLLPELYENKEYIEQKLEEQEREEIFRLKKIKEKKEQEEQREAEAADEETESDEAVEQATAGGVPGGD; encoded by the coding sequence ATGGCCAAGGACGTCAAGCCCACCCGTAAAAACCTGATGGCGATCGACGATCGCATCGATCTTTCGGAGCGGGGCCACGGCACGCTCGAGAAGAAACGCGACGGGCTCATCATGGAGTTCATGGACATCCTCGACAAGGCCCAGGACGTTCGCGGGGAGCTGTCCGACGACTACGAGGAAGCCCAGAAGAAGATCAACATGGCACGCGCCATGGAAGGCGACGTCGCAGTCCGGGGAGCCGCGGCCGCACTCGAGGAACACCCGGAGATCACGACCGAGGCAAAAAACATCATGGGCGTCGTCGTCCCGCAGATCGAGTCCTCCCGGGTCTCGAAGAGCCTCGATCAGCGTGGCTACGGTGTACTCGGCACCTCCGCGCGCATCGACGAGGCTGCAGAGGCCTACGAGGACCTCCTGGAGAGCATCATCCTCGCCGCCGAGGTCGAGACGGCGATGAAGAAGATGCTTCGCGAGATCGAGACGACCAAGCGCCGCGTCAACGCCCTCGAGTTCAAACTCCTGCCGGAGCTCTACGAGAACAAAGAGTACATCGAGCAGAAACTCGAGGAGCAAGAGCGCGAGGAGATCTTCCGCCTGAAGAAGATCAAAGAGAAGAAAGAACAGGAAGAACAGCGGGAGGCAGAGGCGGCCGACGAGGAGACCGAAAGCGACGAAGCGGTCGAGCAGGCGACGGCGGGTGGCGTACCGGGCGGCGACTGA
- the minD gene encoding cell division ATPase MinD yields MSEQTVYAIASGKGGVGKTTATVNLGTALAQAGERVAIVDVDLGMANLAGFISLNADSTTLHDVLAGNASIHEATYKIADNIVAIPSGTDLDEYAATSPEGLRDAVETLREQFDYVLLDVGAGVSHETVLPLGLADAVVLVSTPEPAAVHDAKKTLELTDRAGGRVEGLVINRTRPAGDVSYDEIASRLDVSLLATVPDDPTVRESVYAGTPLVVHDPESPAAASYRRLAAEIAGVEMPDDDSDDEDTLEEEPDDDTTVASHDDVSSAITEAESNAN; encoded by the coding sequence ATGTCCGAACAAACGGTGTACGCCATCGCGAGCGGTAAAGGCGGCGTCGGGAAGACGACGGCGACGGTAAACCTTGGGACGGCGCTCGCACAGGCCGGCGAGCGCGTCGCGATCGTCGACGTCGATCTCGGCATGGCGAACCTCGCCGGGTTCATCAGCCTGAACGCCGATTCGACCACCCTCCACGACGTGTTGGCCGGTAACGCGTCGATCCACGAGGCCACGTACAAGATAGCAGACAACATCGTCGCGATACCGAGCGGAACGGATCTCGACGAGTACGCGGCGACGTCGCCCGAAGGGCTCCGTGACGCCGTCGAGACGCTCCGCGAGCAGTTCGACTACGTCCTGCTCGACGTCGGGGCGGGCGTGAGCCACGAGACCGTCCTCCCGCTCGGGCTCGCCGACGCCGTCGTGCTCGTCTCCACACCCGAACCTGCCGCCGTCCACGACGCGAAAAAGACTCTCGAGTTGACCGACCGCGCCGGCGGCCGTGTCGAGGGACTCGTGATCAACCGAACCCGTCCGGCGGGCGACGTTTCCTACGACGAAATCGCGTCCCGACTCGACGTGTCGCTGCTCGCGACGGTTCCGGACGATCCGACCGTTCGCGAGAGCGTCTACGCCGGGACGCCGCTCGTGGTCCACGATCCCGAGAGCCCCGCAGCTGCTTCGTACCGCCGTCTCGCTGCCGAAATAGCCGGAGTCGAAATGCCAGACGACGACTCCGACGACGAAGACACACTCGAGGAAGAGCCAGACGACGACACGACGGTCGCCTCCCACGACGACGTCTCGAGTGCGATCACCGAAGCGGAGTCGAACGCCAACTGA
- the argS gene encoding arginine--tRNA ligase encodes MFLALRTEVEDALREALSTLELPTDDLGIEEPPDDVDSVLASSVAFRLAGELGVAPPQAAADVADEIDTDELTYVSRVETQGPYLNFLPSEAYFAETLANGTDDDYGTLPNRDESVVVEHTSANPTGPVHVGRARNPIIGDAVANVLDAAGYDVDRHYYVNDAGRQMAVFTWAYETFDEDDLETEPERDRIEYDLVRYYRKGNEFLEEGPESEVEAAEAEIDAIMQGLEEGDEATYERVSEVVDQVLGGMKECLARLPAEFDEFVKETRFMFDGSTDDVVSRIQDLEESVYEEDAWQLELDEYGIDKNLVFLRSDGTSLYPTRDLAHHEWKFDNYDRAVTVLGEDHKLQAEQLRQTLELLGNDTDPLRQVLYSYVNLPEGKMSTRRGTGVDLDDLLDEAIDRAREEVETRLDDRIRDDDLDEADVERIAHQVGIGAVRYDIVAKQPTKAITFEWDRALDFEAQSAPYVQYVHARCCGILEEAGIDLETGTSEVETDVDASLLETPEERDLLETIARFPSVIDAAADDLEPHQVATYTREFAERFNAFYRECPVLADDVDPDLREARLALVAAARHTIANALSVLGVAAPRSM; translated from the coding sequence ATGTTCCTTGCCCTACGCACGGAGGTCGAGGACGCCTTGCGCGAGGCGCTCTCTACCCTCGAGCTCCCGACCGACGACCTCGGGATCGAAGAGCCGCCAGACGACGTCGACAGCGTCCTCGCCTCGAGCGTCGCCTTCCGGCTCGCCGGCGAACTCGGCGTGGCCCCGCCACAGGCCGCCGCAGACGTGGCCGACGAGATCGACACCGACGAGTTGACCTACGTCTCTCGCGTCGAGACCCAGGGGCCGTATCTCAACTTCCTGCCGAGCGAGGCCTACTTCGCGGAGACCCTGGCGAACGGGACCGACGACGACTACGGCACCCTCCCGAACCGCGATGAGTCGGTCGTCGTCGAACACACGAGCGCGAACCCGACGGGACCGGTCCACGTCGGGCGCGCCCGCAACCCGATCATCGGCGACGCGGTAGCGAACGTCCTCGACGCCGCTGGCTACGACGTCGATCGCCACTACTACGTCAACGACGCCGGCCGGCAGATGGCGGTCTTCACGTGGGCCTACGAGACCTTCGACGAGGACGACCTCGAGACCGAGCCCGAACGCGACCGCATCGAGTACGACCTCGTACGCTACTACCGCAAGGGCAACGAGTTCCTCGAGGAGGGTCCCGAGAGCGAGGTCGAGGCGGCCGAGGCCGAGATCGACGCCATCATGCAGGGACTCGAGGAGGGCGACGAGGCGACCTACGAGCGGGTCAGCGAGGTCGTCGACCAGGTCCTCGGCGGGATGAAAGAGTGTCTGGCTCGCCTGCCGGCGGAGTTCGACGAGTTCGTCAAGGAGACGCGTTTCATGTTCGACGGTTCGACCGACGACGTCGTCTCCCGGATCCAGGACCTCGAGGAGTCGGTCTACGAGGAGGACGCCTGGCAACTCGAACTCGACGAGTACGGCATCGACAAGAACCTCGTCTTCCTGCGCTCTGACGGCACCTCTCTCTACCCCACTCGCGACCTCGCCCACCACGAGTGGAAGTTCGACAACTACGATCGCGCCGTCACGGTGCTCGGCGAAGACCACAAGCTCCAGGCCGAACAGCTCCGGCAGACGCTCGAGTTGCTCGGCAACGACACCGACCCGCTCCGGCAGGTGCTTTACTCCTACGTCAACCTGCCAGAGGGGAAGATGTCGACCCGCCGGGGCACAGGCGTCGACCTGGACGACCTGCTCGACGAGGCGATCGACCGCGCCCGCGAGGAAGTCGAGACGCGCCTGGACGACCGCATCCGCGACGACGACCTGGACGAGGCGGACGTCGAGCGCATCGCCCACCAGGTCGGGATCGGCGCGGTCCGCTACGACATCGTCGCCAAGCAGCCGACGAAGGCGATCACCTTCGAGTGGGACCGCGCGCTCGACTTCGAGGCCCAGTCTGCCCCGTACGTCCAGTACGTCCACGCACGTTGCTGTGGCATTCTCGAGGAAGCGGGGATCGACCTCGAAACCGGGACGAGCGAGGTCGAGACTGACGTCGACGCCTCCCTACTCGAGACGCCCGAGGAGCGCGACCTCCTCGAGACGATCGCGCGCTTCCCGTCGGTGATCGACGCCGCTGCCGACGACCTCGAACCCCACCAGGTCGCGACCTACACTCGCGAGTTCGCAGAGCGATTCAATGCCTTCTACCGCGAGTGTCCGGTCCTCGCCGACGACGTCGATCCGGACCTGCGCGAGGCGCGACTCGCGCTGGTCGCCGCCGCCAGACACACGATCGCCAACGCGCTGTCGGTGCTCGGCGTCGCCGCTCCGCGGTCGATGTGA
- a CDS encoding DUF6276 family protein — protein MACSVCGAETVDFLVPDAYREYAPDGAHAASICSRCLTVEAADEGCEDPDFTRVSGAFPTRPDAAVPLALALGCCESLATNRAALETLLERIERAGVDPLLALDRLLAEPSVEPAIDLERRRVQLEALLY, from the coding sequence ATGGCCTGTTCGGTATGTGGAGCCGAGACGGTCGACTTTCTCGTTCCCGACGCGTACCGCGAGTACGCACCGGACGGTGCACACGCCGCGTCGATCTGCTCTCGGTGTCTCACGGTCGAGGCGGCAGACGAGGGGTGTGAAGATCCGGACTTCACACGGGTGAGCGGTGCGTTCCCGACGCGTCCCGACGCGGCGGTCCCGCTCGCGCTGGCGCTCGGTTGCTGTGAGTCGCTCGCGACGAACCGCGCGGCCCTCGAGACCCTGCTCGAGCGGATCGAACGGGCGGGCGTCGACCCGTTGCTGGCGCTCGATCGACTGCTCGCGGAGCCGTCGGTCGAGCCCGCGATCGATCTCGAGCGCAGACGAGTACAACTCGAGGCGTTGCTGTACTGA